The sequence below is a genomic window from Burkholderia contaminans.
GCCGGACAACTCGCCGAGCTCGATGCGTTTCTCGGTGACGGCGTCGCGCCGGATCATCCGCTGGCCGGCGCGCTCGCGCTGCCTTCTCCTGCGGAACCGCCGCAGCGGATCCTGCTGGGGGGCAGCCCGGAAAGCGCCGAACTGGCCGCGCGGCACGGCTGGCAGTTCTGCTACGCGGGCCACTTCAACGGCGACGTTGCCAATATCGAGCGGTCGATCGACGTCTATCGCGACGCGACGGGCCGCGTGCCGCTGCTCGCGCTGTTCGCGGTCGCCGCGGAGTCGTCCGAAGACGCGAAACGTCAGGTCGGCGCGCTGAGAATCTTCAAGCTTCGTTTCGGAGACGGGCAGAGCGTCAACCTGCCAAGCGCGGAGGCGGCGGCCGATTTCGCGCGCCAGATCGGCGTGACCGACTACCGGATCGACGAACTGCATCCGCAGGTGCTGGCCGGCACCGCGCAAGAAGTGCACCGGGAACTGGATGCGTTGCACGAGCGTTTCGGGATCGACGAGTTCGTGATCGACAACCCGGTGACGGACCCGGCGAAACGTCTTGCATCGGTCGAAGCGCTGGCACGCGTCGAGCAGCTGATCGTCGTCTGACTGCGATTTGCGCCTTTTCCATTTCTCGCATGTGGATCTGAACATGACCCAACGTAACCTGACATTCGGACTGATCCTTCACGGCGCCGGCGGCCACATGAATTCGTGGAAGCATCCGGCCGGCCCGGCGGACGCAAGCGTCAATATCGATTTCGTCACCGGCATCGCGCAGAAGGCCGAAGCGAACGGCGTGGCCTTCGTGTTCGTCGCGGACGGCCTCTACATCAACGAGAAGTCGATCCCGCATTTCCTGAACCGCTTCGAGCCGATCTCGATCCTGTCCGCGCTTGCGACGGCGACATCGAAGATCGGGCTCGCCGGCACGCTGTCCACGTCGTACAGCCATCCGTTCACGGTGGCCCGCCAGTTCGCATCGCTCGACCTGATCAGCGGCGGGCGTGCCGGATGGAACGTCGTGACGTCGCCGCTCGAGGGTTCGGCGAAGAACTACGGCGGCGAACATCCGGATCATGCGCTGCGTTACGAGATCGCCGATGAATATCTGGAAACGGTGCAAGGCCTGTGGGACAGCTGGGACGATGATGCCTTCGTGCGCGACCGCGCAAACGGCCGCTTCTTCGATCGCGAAAAACTGCACACGCTGAACCACAAGGGCCGCTTTTTCGAGGTCGCCGGGCCGCTCAACATCCAGCGCTCGCCGCAGGGCCAACCGGTGATTTTCCAGGCCGGCTCGTCGGATGCGGGCATCGGGCTGGCCGGCAAGTATGCCGATGCGGTGTTCACGCACGCGCCGTCGCTGGACGAGACGCGCGAATTTGCCGAGCGCGTGCGCGACAGCGCGGTGGCGCACGGCCGGGCGCGCAGCGACGTGAAGATCTTCCCCGGCATCGGGCCGATCGTCGGCGCGACGCGCGAGGAAGCCGACGCGAAATACCGCGCGATTCGCGACTTGCTGACGATCGACGAGGCGTTGGCCTACCTCGGCCGCTTTTTCGAGCATCACGACTTTTCGCAGTATCCGCTCGATGCGCCGTTTCCCGAACTGGGCGAACTCGGCAGGAACAGTTTCCGCTCCACGACCGATCGCATCAAGGAAGAGGCCCGGAAAAACGGCTCGACGCTCAGGGAAGTCGCGCTTGAAGTCGCCACGCCGAAACCGGGGTTCATCGGCACCGGCGAGGACGTCGCGGACGAACTGATCCGCTGGTTCGATGCAGGCGCGGCTGACGGCTTCATCCTCGGCTTCCAGGTGCAGAAGGAAGGGCTCGACGATTTCGTCCGTTACGTGATTCCCGCACTCGAAGCGCGAGGCCGCTACGACCGCGCGTTACCGGGTGCCACGCTGCGCGACCATCTCGGCTTGCCGCGCCGCGCGAGCCGCTACGCAACCGCAGAGACCGCGTGATGAACGACCTCTCCCGGCTTGCCGGCCGCGCACCGTTCGTGCCCGACACCGCGGCGCCGGCGGGCCCCGACTACGCGAATTACCGTGTCGTTCCCGCCCGCTATCCGGCGAGAACGGCCGGCACCGTCGCGGCGATCGTGCTGATCGCGGCCGTCCTCTATTCGGTGCTCGGTAATCCGCGCTGGGGCTGGAACGTCTTTGCCCACTGGTTTTTCTCGGAAGCCGTGCTCGCGGGTCTCGGGCAGACGCTGCTGCTGACGGCCCTCGGTGCGGTGCTCGGCTTCGCGCTGGCGATTCCGCTCGCACTCGCGCGGCTCTCGCGTTCGCCGCTGCTGTCGTCGTGCTCATGGGCGTACATCTGGCTGTTCCGCTCGATTCCAGCCATCGTCCTGCTGCTGTTGCTGAACAATCTCGGCTATCTGTACGACACGGTCAGGCTGGGTATCCCGTTCACGGACATCGTGTTCCTGCACGGCCCGACCACGGATCTGATCACGCCGTTCATGGCGGCCGTTCTCGGGCTCACGCTGACGCAGGCCGCGTTTGCGGCAGAGGCGATCCGCGGCGGCATCCTGTCGGTCGATCACGGGCAACGCGAAGCCGCGGCCGCGCTCGGCCTGCCGCGCGCGCGACAGACCTGGCGCATCGTGTTGCCTCAGGCGATGCGCGCGATCCTGCCTGCCGCGTTCAACGACGTGATCGGCCTCGCGAAGGGCACGGCGGTCGTCTATATCCTCGCGATGCCGGATCTGTTCTACACGGTGCAGATCATTTACCACCGCAACCTCGAAGTGATCCCGATGCTGATGGTCGCGACCGTCTGGTATCTGGTGATCCTGACCGTGCTGTCGGCGATCCAGGTGCATATCGAGCGCCACTATGCGCGCGGTGCGACGCGCGACGCGGTCGCCGTGCCGGGCCTCTTCGCAGTCCTGCGCAAAAGCCGTCTTGCGGTCGAGGCATTGCCGTTC
It includes:
- a CDS encoding LLM class flavin-dependent oxidoreductase; this encodes MSYSLSILDKSPIAEGASAHDALNFTIALAKRAEALGYKRYWIAEHHGAPGLASSAPEIVVSHLLAHTSRIRVGSGGVMLQHYSPYKVAESFRVLASIAPGRVDLGVGKAPGGLPLSTRALQWFHDKSKKPDFAGQLAELDAFLGDGVAPDHPLAGALALPSPAEPPQRILLGGSPESAELAARHGWQFCYAGHFNGDVANIERSIDVYRDATGRVPLLALFAVAAESSEDAKRQVGALRIFKLRFGDGQSVNLPSAEAAADFARQIGVTDYRIDELHPQVLAGTAQEVHRELDALHERFGIDEFVIDNPVTDPAKRLASVEALARVEQLIVV
- a CDS encoding LLM class flavin-dependent oxidoreductase; translation: MTQRNLTFGLILHGAGGHMNSWKHPAGPADASVNIDFVTGIAQKAEANGVAFVFVADGLYINEKSIPHFLNRFEPISILSALATATSKIGLAGTLSTSYSHPFTVARQFASLDLISGGRAGWNVVTSPLEGSAKNYGGEHPDHALRYEIADEYLETVQGLWDSWDDDAFVRDRANGRFFDREKLHTLNHKGRFFEVAGPLNIQRSPQGQPVIFQAGSSDAGIGLAGKYADAVFTHAPSLDETREFAERVRDSAVAHGRARSDVKIFPGIGPIVGATREEADAKYRAIRDLLTIDEALAYLGRFFEHHDFSQYPLDAPFPELGELGRNSFRSTTDRIKEEARKNGSTLREVALEVATPKPGFIGTGEDVADELIRWFDAGAADGFILGFQVQKEGLDDFVRYVIPALEARGRYDRALPGATLRDHLGLPRRASRYATAETA
- a CDS encoding amino acid ABC transporter permease/ATP-binding protein; the encoded protein is MNDLSRLAGRAPFVPDTAAPAGPDYANYRVVPARYPARTAGTVAAIVLIAAVLYSVLGNPRWGWNVFAHWFFSEAVLAGLGQTLLLTALGAVLGFALAIPLALARLSRSPLLSSCSWAYIWLFRSIPAIVLLLLLNNLGYLYDTVRLGIPFTDIVFLHGPTTDLITPFMAAVLGLTLTQAAFAAEAIRGGILSVDHGQREAAAALGLPRARQTWRIVLPQAMRAILPAAFNDVIGLAKGTAVVYILAMPDLFYTVQIIYHRNLEVIPMLMVATVWYLVILTVLSAIQVHIERHYARGATRDAVAVPGLFAVLRKSRLAVEALPFRSSVAHTRPDAAAAPSAETAGWAKQRIGAAVGIHRVSKSFGLLKVLDNVSLAIPSGSVTVVLGQSGSGKSTLLRTINHLERVDEGFIDIDGELVGYRRDGRTLYELKEKDILRRRAEVGMVFQGFNLFPHLTVLENIVEAPVAAGLPRVQAEAEARALLTRVGLAGKADAWPRQLSGGQQQRVAIARALALKPKVLLFDEPTSALDPELVNEVLDVIRQLARSGTTLIIVTHEIGFAREVADTIVFMDGGRVVESGPPSAVLTAPAHPRTREFLSKVLS